Within the Flavobacterium sp. N502536 genome, the region AAGATTATTGTACGATACCAAATCATTGACAACAGATAAGATTGAAGCGATTGAGAAAAGCAGTAAGCAAAAAGGATACGATTACCTTGATTTTTCATTGGCAACAGATGGATTAGTAGCGGAAAGAGAGCAGGGAATCACGATTGACGTGGCGCATATTTATTTTTCGACTGCAAAGAAAAGTTACATCATTGCCGATACTCCGGGTCACGTAGAATATACCAGAAACATGGTAACGGGAGCTTCAACTTCACAAGTATCGATCATCTTAATTGATGCGAGAAAAGGAGTAATTGAGCAAACGTACCGTCACTTTTTTATCAATAATTTATTGAGAGTAAAAGAGGTAATCGTTGCGATCAATAAAATGGACTTAGTGGATTATTCGGAGGAAGTTTTCAATAAAATCAAAGCCGATTTCCAGGCCTTAAATGCTAAGAGTACTTTCAAAGAACAAAATGTAAGCTACATTCCGCTTAGTGCAATCAACGGAGGAAACGTAGTGGATAAATCGGAGAACATGAAGTGGTACGACGGGCAAACTGTTCTCGAGCATTTGGAAGGACTGCATTCTTCAGATGTTTTTGAAGCAGGAAAAGCACGTTTCCCGGTTCAGACTGTGATTCGTCCTAAAACAGAAGAATACCACGACTTTAGAGGTTATGCCGGTAAATTATACGGAAACTCAATAAAAGTAGGGGATGCGGTTACCGTATTGCCTTCTTTAACAGAATCAAAAGTAACTAAAATTCATTTTTTCGATAAGCAATTTGATGAGGCTGTTGCAGGTTCTTCGATTACCATCGAACTAGAAAATGATATCAATGTGACAAGAGGTGATATGATTGTAAAATCGTCAGAGCTTCCGAAAATTGAAAAAGAAATCAACACAACGGTATGCTGGATGGACAGTAAAAAACTGGTTCCGGGTACAAAATATATCGTTCAACACAACACCAATTCGGTTTTGGCAAAAGTTGAAAGTATCAAAAATACGATCTCAACGGATTATTCCGGAACAAAAGAAGCTTCACAATTAGCAATCAACGAAATTGGAGAAGTAAGTATCAAATTAAGCAAGCCTTTATATTTTGATGCCTACAACGACAATAAATCAAACGGGGCATTTATCTTAATTGATACTGCAACCAATACAACGGCAGGAGTAGGATTCATCAGATAGTTTTACTGCTGTAAGCTATAAGCAATAGGCTTTAAGCTAAAAA harbors:
- a CDS encoding sulfate adenylyltransferase subunit 1, which gives rise to MEVLKIATAGSVDDGKSTLIGRLLYDTKSLTTDKIEAIEKSSKQKGYDYLDFSLATDGLVAEREQGITIDVAHIYFSTAKKSYIIADTPGHVEYTRNMVTGASTSQVSIILIDARKGVIEQTYRHFFINNLLRVKEVIVAINKMDLVDYSEEVFNKIKADFQALNAKSTFKEQNVSYIPLSAINGGNVVDKSENMKWYDGQTVLEHLEGLHSSDVFEAGKARFPVQTVIRPKTEEYHDFRGYAGKLYGNSIKVGDAVTVLPSLTESKVTKIHFFDKQFDEAVAGSSITIELENDINVTRGDMIVKSSELPKIEKEINTTVCWMDSKKLVPGTKYIVQHNTNSVLAKVESIKNTISTDYSGTKEASQLAINEIGEVSIKLSKPLYFDAYNDNKSNGAFILIDTATNTTAGVGFIR